A stretch of Acidobacteriota bacterium DNA encodes these proteins:
- a CDS encoding sodium:proton antiporter, protein MHEILDTIVIASFLGILAQVLAERFKLPAILPLLLLGMAAGPMGFHLFDPKALGHGLEVFIHLGVAVILFEGGLSLDPKELRKVGAPVRNLLTLGVVVTGVGGAWVAQAITGMPWETAALFGAIVTVTGPTVIVPLLRHMICPSSIRAVLVSEGLIIDAIGAVLAYLVLQWIERAAEMGFQEIVGEVAVLAATGAALGFVAGSLAKFAARSRLLAGELRNLAILALLLACYMVAERLAPQSGILASVVMGFTLSASDVPDLASVKMFKGQLTVFLISILFILLSGQLDLSSMMQLGWKGVAVMVVMILLVRPLSVLVSVWPSHMDVRSRLVLALTAPRGIVAAAVASLSAIQLRQYGLEEGAVILEGLIYLLILVSGAWATMMALVLPRVLGFEKDPQRRRSILVGSTQLSRLLARRLAEAGRKVVVIDSVSEKLRMLKAAGIAVVRGDARNASTYEAAGIERDNDLLAMTPNDDLNVLCSEMVREEFGIEHPVVALNRPSKEFGRLRRAYIDLFGGEPFDLERWNRRIRHLEAQLVEVDLEIEGAKEAVLALFEDSDEEDGEKKDRPAVFLCGWHDDKPNFRRASIDLGRVERVTLLALAATADELRPYRVTESDPAVEGESGPAAEASGEPSPAPV, encoded by the coding sequence ATGCACGAGATTCTAGACACCATCGTCATCGCGAGTTTTCTGGGCATCTTGGCGCAGGTCCTCGCCGAGCGGTTCAAGCTGCCGGCCATCCTGCCGCTTCTGCTGCTCGGCATGGCCGCCGGCCCCATGGGTTTCCATCTGTTCGACCCCAAGGCCCTGGGCCACGGTTTGGAAGTCTTCATCCACCTCGGGGTGGCGGTGATCCTGTTCGAGGGCGGTCTGTCCCTCGACCCGAAGGAACTGCGCAAGGTGGGGGCGCCGGTGCGCAATCTGCTCACCCTTGGCGTGGTGGTGACCGGCGTTGGCGGCGCCTGGGTGGCCCAGGCGATCACCGGCATGCCCTGGGAGACGGCGGCGCTGTTTGGCGCCATCGTCACGGTGACCGGCCCGACGGTGATCGTGCCGCTGCTGCGCCACATGATCTGCCCGTCGTCAATCCGCGCGGTGCTGGTGTCGGAAGGGCTGATCATCGACGCCATCGGCGCCGTGCTCGCCTACCTGGTGCTGCAGTGGATCGAACGCGCCGCGGAGATGGGTTTCCAGGAGATCGTCGGGGAGGTGGCCGTGCTCGCCGCCACCGGCGCGGCTTTGGGTTTCGTCGCCGGCTCGTTGGCGAAGTTCGCCGCCCGCAGCCGGCTGCTCGCCGGCGAGCTGCGCAATCTGGCGATTCTCGCCCTGCTCCTCGCCTGCTACATGGTGGCCGAGCGCCTGGCGCCGCAGTCGGGAATCCTCGCCTCGGTGGTGATGGGCTTCACTCTCTCCGCTTCGGACGTGCCGGACCTCGCCTCGGTCAAGATGTTCAAGGGGCAGCTCACGGTGTTCCTGATCTCGATCCTGTTCATCCTGCTCTCCGGTCAGCTCGACCTGTCGTCGATGATGCAGCTCGGATGGAAGGGCGTGGCGGTGATGGTGGTGATGATCCTGCTGGTGCGGCCGCTGTCGGTGCTGGTGTCCGTCTGGCCGTCGCATATGGACGTCCGATCCCGGCTGGTGCTGGCGTTGACGGCGCCGCGCGGAATCGTGGCGGCGGCGGTGGCTTCCCTTTCGGCGATTCAGCTTCGCCAGTACGGCCTGGAAGAGGGAGCGGTGATCCTGGAAGGCTTGATTTACCTGCTGATCCTCGTCTCCGGCGCCTGGGCGACGATGATGGCCCTGGTACTGCCGCGGGTGTTGGGCTTCGAGAAGGATCCGCAGCGCCGGCGCAGCATCCTGGTGGGTTCGACGCAGCTCAGCCGACTGCTGGCCCGCCGCCTGGCGGAGGCTGGCCGTAAGGTGGTAGTGATCGATTCGGTGAGCGAGAAGCTGCGCATGCTGAAGGCGGCGGGCATCGCCGTGGTGCGCGGCGACGCCCGCAACGCCTCCACCTACGAGGCCGCCGGTATTGAGCGCGACAACGATCTGCTGGCGATGACCCCCAACGACGACCTGAACGTGCTGTGCTCCGAGATGGTGCGCGAGGAGTTCGGCATCGAGCACCCGGTGGTGGCCCTCAACCGGCCTTCGAAGGAGTTCGGCCGGCTGCGCCGGGCCTACATCGATCTGTTCGGTGGGGAGCCCTTCGATCTCGAACGCTGGAACCGCCGCATCCGTCATCTGGAGGCGCAGCTTGTGGAGGTCGACCTGGAGATCGAGGGGGCCAAAGAAGCCGTGTTGGCCCTGTTCGAGGACAGCGACGAGGAGGACGGCGAGAAGAAGGATCGCCCTGCCGTCTTCCTCTGCGGCTGGCACGACGACAAGCCGAATTTCCGCCGCGCCTCGATCGATCTCGGCCGGGTCGAGCGGGTCACCCTGCTGGCCTTGGCGGCCACCGCCGACGAGTTGCGGCCCTACCGGGTCACTGAGTCCGACCCGGCTGTGGAAGGCGAGTCGGGACCGGCTGCCGAGGCCTCCGGAGAGCCTTCGCCGGCTCCGGTCTGA
- a CDS encoding radical SAM protein gives MTVSVVEEFSPLPSPAAAVPHVVAWNLTERCNLACAHCYIAAGPWQATTEDLTFDEVRRISDEILAFNPSPMFILSGGEPLLRDDLEDIAAHATAGGATVVVGTNGTMLTAERIASLKDAGVTGVAVSIDSLEARYHNRFRHGDGALESTFEAVERLREARLDFVIQTTLTSGNRHELKPLVAWAADRGAVCFNLYFLVETGRGEGMRSLAPAENEGVLEDLVRLQREYRGRMMVRSKCQPQIMRHVYEDDPDSPLLHYATRCPCGVQYCRIMPDGKVTPCPYMPRTAGDLRRQSFGEIWRGSEVFAALREGELGGKCGRCEYRSVCGGCRARAFAHAGDLLAADESCAYEPQGTPEPVALVRPVTYGMDVAPELTWTPEARARIERIPSFVRGVVTQRVESWAEREGIREVTVELLDRIRGEMPIDFSKKRPFFARSDS, from the coding sequence ATGACCGTTTCCGTCGTTGAAGAGTTTTCCCCTCTGCCGTCGCCGGCCGCGGCGGTGCCGCATGTGGTGGCGTGGAATCTCACCGAGCGCTGCAACCTCGCCTGTGCGCACTGCTACATCGCCGCCGGACCCTGGCAGGCGACGACCGAAGACTTGACCTTCGACGAGGTGCGCCGCATTTCGGACGAGATCCTGGCGTTCAATCCTTCGCCGATGTTCATCCTGAGCGGTGGGGAGCCGCTGCTGCGGGACGACCTGGAGGACATCGCCGCCCACGCCACGGCCGGTGGCGCGACGGTGGTGGTGGGGACCAACGGCACGATGTTGACGGCGGAGCGCATCGCTTCCCTCAAGGACGCCGGGGTGACCGGCGTGGCGGTGAGCATCGACTCCCTCGAGGCGAGATACCACAACCGTTTTCGTCACGGCGACGGAGCCCTGGAGAGTACCTTCGAGGCGGTGGAGCGGCTGCGCGAAGCGCGGCTGGATTTTGTGATCCAGACCACCCTGACTTCCGGCAATCGCCACGAGCTGAAGCCGCTTGTCGCCTGGGCGGCGGATCGCGGCGCGGTTTGTTTCAATCTGTACTTCCTGGTCGAGACCGGCCGCGGCGAGGGCATGCGATCCTTGGCTCCGGCGGAGAACGAGGGGGTGTTGGAGGATCTGGTGCGGCTGCAGCGTGAGTACCGGGGCCGGATGATGGTGCGCTCGAAGTGCCAACCGCAGATCATGCGCCACGTCTACGAGGACGATCCGGACTCGCCGCTGCTGCACTACGCGACCCGCTGCCCGTGTGGCGTGCAGTACTGCCGCATCATGCCCGACGGCAAGGTGACGCCGTGTCCCTATATGCCGCGGACGGCGGGCGATCTGCGGCGGCAGTCCTTCGGTGAGATCTGGCGCGGCTCGGAGGTCTTCGCGGCGCTACGCGAAGGGGAGCTGGGCGGCAAGTGCGGGCGCTGCGAGTACCGCTCCGTGTGTGGGGGCTGCCGGGCCCGCGCCTTCGCCCACGCCGGCGACCTGCTGGCGGCGGACGAATCCTGCGCCTACGAGCCGCAAGGCACACCGGAGCCGGTGGCCCTCGTACGGCCGGTGACCTACGGCATGGACGTGGCGCCGGAGCTGACCTGGACCCCCGAGGCCCGGGCGCGCATTGAGCGCATTCCGAGCTTTGTGCGCGGGGTGGTGACCCAGCGGGTGGAGAGTTGGGCGGAACGCGAGGGAATCCGGGAGGTGACCGTCGAGCTGCTGGACCGCATTCGGGGAGAGATGCCGATCGACTTTTCGAAGAAGCGGCCGTTCTTCGCGCGCTCCGATTCGTGA
- a CDS encoding CHAT domain-containing protein codes for MGYRDFVLTFSELESNDYQVKAESDGFQTEVRTLPFDRLDASSWKALTGNFVIPASPDSARETGDLLYRALFSGKIGKFFSQRLGGAEDNGGLRLIFRFDAERQEKLLRLPWETLFRKESKSFLALSPRTPILRQIEIPEHRAPTVCNDDLHILIATSDAGGTPLQLAREVREIEAIFADDPRVTVETVRPHNVQELREALQQSEAHILHYMGHGDYRLWNGEGHLYVGETAVTGNELAQQLHDVDSLRLIFLNACHSARDAQTPQIDPFAGVATALLRSGFPSVLAMNRAITDSAAIAFSRKFYKRLAAGDDLPSAVSEGRLAICETDRHSVQWSTPVLFANHADARLLSGPWSPTRPGWETLFQPPRIYAVASGTVLCLALLASCLGLRPETNSPTTPEGEVSSSEFPMPPREPRLILTEVFYDPSGDDRGLEWIELYNATDEPIDLAGYSIGAGGKDYTTSRYQLAGVIGPGETFVVGGPISVDKNYRPQFQLALDLLGEIQNADSTPADGVALFDVPASEIKIDTLPIDAVRYGDENSSGLPDERGDTENVEVSDAPRDTSIERFTLDGRWRITSIPGPNRVRFEDPDPEN; via the coding sequence GTGGGCTACCGAGACTTCGTTCTGACCTTCTCCGAATTGGAGAGCAACGATTACCAGGTAAAAGCCGAGTCGGACGGATTCCAAACGGAAGTGCGCACCCTTCCGTTCGACCGCCTGGACGCTTCTTCGTGGAAGGCGTTAACCGGCAATTTCGTGATCCCCGCCTCGCCGGACTCGGCGCGGGAAACCGGCGACCTCCTCTACCGCGCGCTCTTCTCCGGCAAGATCGGAAAGTTCTTCTCCCAGCGACTGGGAGGAGCGGAAGACAACGGCGGCCTGCGGCTGATCTTCCGGTTCGATGCCGAGCGACAAGAGAAGCTCCTTCGGCTGCCTTGGGAAACGCTGTTTCGGAAAGAGAGCAAGAGCTTCCTCGCCCTCTCCCCGCGCACCCCCATCCTGCGGCAAATCGAGATCCCAGAACACCGGGCGCCGACCGTCTGCAATGACGATCTGCACATCCTCATCGCCACCTCCGACGCCGGGGGTACCCCGCTGCAGCTCGCGCGCGAGGTACGAGAGATCGAGGCCATCTTCGCCGACGATCCCAGGGTCACCGTCGAAACCGTTCGCCCCCACAATGTGCAGGAGCTACGCGAAGCCCTGCAGCAAAGCGAAGCCCACATCCTCCACTACATGGGTCACGGGGACTACCGGCTGTGGAACGGCGAAGGGCATCTCTACGTCGGCGAAACCGCCGTCACCGGTAACGAACTCGCCCAGCAGCTCCACGACGTGGACTCCCTCCGCCTGATCTTCCTCAACGCCTGCCACAGCGCCCGGGACGCGCAGACGCCGCAGATCGATCCCTTCGCCGGCGTGGCGACGGCGCTCTTGCGCAGTGGATTCCCGTCGGTGCTCGCCATGAACCGGGCGATCACCGACTCCGCCGCGATCGCCTTCAGCCGAAAGTTCTACAAGCGGCTGGCGGCCGGCGATGACCTGCCCTCGGCGGTCTCCGAAGGGCGCCTGGCGATCTGCGAAACGGATCGGCACTCGGTGCAGTGGTCCACCCCGGTCCTCTTTGCCAACCACGCCGACGCGCGCTTGCTTTCCGGTCCTTGGAGCCCGACGCGCCCTGGCTGGGAGACCCTCTTCCAGCCGCCGCGGATCTACGCCGTCGCCTCGGGCACCGTCTTGTGTCTCGCACTCCTGGCGAGCTGCCTGGGCCTTCGCCCCGAGACGAATTCGCCGACTACCCCCGAAGGAGAAGTCTCCTCCTCCGAATTTCCGATGCCTCCGCGGGAGCCCAGACTCATCTTGACCGAGGTTTTCTACGATCCAAGCGGCGACGACCGCGGCCTGGAGTGGATCGAGCTCTACAACGCCACCGACGAGCCCATCGACCTGGCGGGCTACAGCATCGGCGCTGGAGGGAAGGACTACACTACGAGCCGGTATCAGCTGGCAGGGGTGATCGGACCCGGCGAGACCTTCGTCGTCGGAGGTCCGATCTCCGTGGACAAAAACTACCGGCCTCAGTTCCAGCTCGCATTGGACCTACTCGGCGAGATTCAGAATGCCGACTCGACACCGGCGGACGGGGTTGCTCTGTTCGACGTCCCCGCCAGTGAGATCAAGATCGACACCCTCCCCATCGACGCCGTTCGGTACGGCGACGAGAACAGCAGCGGCCTGCCCGACGAGCGGGGCGACACGGAAAACGTCGAAGTCTCCGATGCGCCCAGGGACACTTCGATCGAACGCTTCACTCTGGACGGTCGCTGGCGCATCACCTCCATTCCCGGCCCGAACCGAGTTCGCTTCGAGGACCCCGATCCCGAGAACTGA
- a CDS encoding M4 family metallopeptidase, with protein sequence MKRQITAAVVVLSLVLAGPMLAAGSKAGDEQIVSQDKNGVPTWVKGDLGTLDKGLAVDLAAVDFLGDLVVRKFDAAGDEHLVVQQVQRDHIGKVHVRIDQQINGLPVIGAQLIVHAEADTGEVYAVNGNFLPNKGLPTESRIKAADALAMALAEAGIFGTKSLDQPQLVYVIGADEDGHLAWRGTYEYEDLDGRYQVDQVFANAVTGALAARHPQVHYAKSWRTYDGNNGSSLPGSLRCTNGSCTGADAVETTIHNNTSTAYDYFNARFGRDSYNGSGATINSTGHHRSNYVNAFWNGSQLVYGDGDGSTSGPLGDAFDVVAHELTHAVTQFTSNLIYQNESGALNEGMSDIFAAGAEAYRDGSINSGTWLVGEDTWTPGTSGDALRYMNNPTLDGSSRDYWPTRYTGSADNGGVHWNSGIANLAFYLLVQGGTHPRGLDPTNVTAIGMSKAEQIFYRAQTTYLTASSNFQAARNATVSAAGDLYGSAEVDSVNDAWCAVGVPGCPGSGPGPGSCPSGFTTYTGTINAGQSLVTSGVTTSGGFNATLTGSAPDIDLYLQRESCSWFGCSWSNVASSTSASSTESISYTTTSSRKYRWRVFGYSGNGITFTLCANPAL encoded by the coding sequence ATGAAGCGTCAAATAACCGCCGCCGTGGTTGTACTCTCGCTGGTTCTCGCTGGACCCATGCTCGCCGCCGGTTCGAAGGCCGGGGACGAGCAGATCGTGAGTCAGGACAAGAATGGTGTACCGACCTGGGTCAAGGGTGACCTGGGTACCCTCGACAAGGGCCTCGCCGTCGACCTGGCGGCGGTCGATTTCTTGGGTGACCTGGTGGTCCGCAAGTTCGACGCGGCCGGTGACGAGCATCTGGTGGTCCAGCAGGTTCAGCGGGACCACATCGGCAAGGTCCACGTTCGGATCGACCAGCAGATCAACGGCCTGCCGGTGATCGGCGCCCAGCTCATCGTGCACGCCGAGGCGGACACCGGTGAGGTCTACGCCGTCAACGGTAACTTCCTGCCCAACAAGGGCCTGCCGACGGAGAGCCGCATCAAGGCCGCCGACGCGTTGGCGATGGCGCTGGCGGAAGCCGGCATCTTCGGCACCAAGAGCCTCGACCAGCCGCAGCTCGTCTACGTGATCGGCGCGGACGAAGATGGCCACCTGGCCTGGCGCGGCACCTACGAGTACGAGGACCTGGACGGCCGCTACCAGGTGGATCAGGTGTTCGCCAATGCGGTGACCGGCGCCCTGGCGGCCCGCCACCCGCAGGTGCACTACGCCAAGAGCTGGCGCACCTATGACGGCAACAACGGTTCTTCGCTGCCCGGCAGCCTGCGCTGCACCAACGGCTCGTGCACCGGCGCGGACGCCGTGGAAACGACGATCCACAACAACACCAGCACCGCCTACGACTACTTCAACGCCCGGTTCGGCCGCGACTCCTACAACGGCTCTGGCGCGACCATCAACTCCACCGGTCACCACCGTTCGAACTATGTGAACGCCTTCTGGAACGGCTCGCAGCTCGTCTACGGTGACGGCGACGGCTCCACCTCCGGCCCGCTGGGCGACGCCTTCGACGTGGTCGCCCACGAGTTGACCCACGCGGTGACGCAGTTCACCTCCAACTTGATCTACCAGAACGAGTCCGGCGCCCTGAACGAGGGCATGTCGGACATCTTCGCCGCCGGCGCCGAGGCCTACCGGGACGGCAGCATCAACTCCGGTACCTGGCTGGTCGGTGAAGACACCTGGACGCCGGGCACTTCCGGCGACGCCCTGCGCTACATGAACAATCCGACCCTGGACGGCAGTTCCCGCGACTACTGGCCGACGCGCTACACCGGTAGCGCCGACAACGGTGGCGTGCACTGGAACTCCGGCATCGCCAATCTGGCCTTCTACTTGCTGGTGCAGGGCGGCACGCACCCGCGCGGTCTCGATCCGACCAACGTCACGGCCATCGGCATGTCCAAGGCGGAGCAGATCTTCTACCGTGCCCAGACCACCTACCTGACTGCCTCTTCGAACTTCCAGGCGGCGCGCAACGCCACCGTGTCGGCGGCCGGCGATCTCTACGGCTCCGCCGAGGTCGACTCGGTGAACGACGCCTGGTGCGCCGTCGGCGTGCCGGGTTGCCCGGGTAGCGGTCCGGGACCGGGCAGTTGCCCGTCCGGCTTCACCACCTACACCGGCACCATCAACGCCGGCCAAAGCCTGGTCACTTCGGGCGTCACGACGAGCGGTGGCTTCAACGCCACCCTCACCGGCTCGGCGCCGGACATCGACCTCTATCTGCAGCGCGAGAGCTGCAGTTGGTTTGGCTGCTCCTGGTCGAACGTGGCGAGCAGCACGAGCGCCAGTTCTACGGAGTCGATCAGCTACACCACCACAAGCTCGCGGAAGTACCGCTGGCGGGTGTTCGGCTACAGCGGCAACGGCATTACGTTCACCCTGTGCGCCAACCCGGCCCTGTAG
- a CDS encoding carboxypeptidase regulatory-like domain-containing protein produces the protein MLRVCLLSLLLGLARLTYPNLAVASDPVAEARLGGDPTGIAGRVTQATDGSGVAIANVNIYDTDKNLVVAWNSDNDGDFLVSGLDPGTYFAAAGPSPFSANLVLGQVFDGMDCPTRFLESCDFSLATAIEVTAGAVITGVDFSLPRGATITGRVLDAGSGEPVEQAFIRILDEEGQSQRVAGTDVAGRYRALGLGAGRVFAQAEGGIDGNHGAEAYPGIPCAGSCEPTDGDLIEVDINELINGIDFTLPPLGRLRGTVVDEFGIPFRSAGITVFDEGGQFLDSKQIDYFGSYLFQGLTSGSYRVQADGPVGIIREAYDDIACEPSCSSTAGDLIPIVEGQTTGGIDLRLAERGHLSGTVHDQLTGSGLNAVVMIFDAAGSLFDSTDSADSTFGMALPEGQYFAVASTDGYVPQLFASIACPGAPIPACDPTTGTPIDVKPGILTAAVDFGLVPLAKAGGTHLRGRVLDADSDQSVGGATVHLWRSNGTLLDSTPSSPLGAFQFSDLTPGTYFATAENGDDHKPGLFEDLPCSGPGFPGCDPTTGTPITVILDETTDGVDMALEPRGKIAGKVTQQANDLPLEAAEIVLFNSDGVEVARSPSDETGAFEIARRAGTYFAMASRERFETELFDSRSCVNQVCDPTEGTPLIVPETGVVANVDFALRRQGAITGRLFGRSTGEALGFSIVRAFDSAGEQVDTVSTDQTGIFRLNLDPGTYTIGGLDPRYMTEIFDGIPCPNFDCDRTQGTPLVVAPATETVVDLTPPIAQGIAGRVIDAETKEPLAGIIVDLWDPALNVLKSTLTFPDGTYALYRGAGEYHVSTDNFLGFEHKVFDDISCPLGSAFEEKCDPRLGSLLEIQSSKPTVHQVDFALRRVEVFNDGFESGTTDNWSSTVPATP, from the coding sequence ATGCTGAGGGTGTGCCTGTTATCCCTCTTGCTCGGCCTGGCAAGGCTGACCTATCCAAACCTCGCCGTCGCGTCCGACCCGGTCGCTGAGGCTCGTCTGGGAGGCGATCCAACCGGTATTGCCGGGCGAGTGACCCAGGCAACGGATGGCAGCGGGGTCGCCATCGCCAACGTCAACATCTATGACACCGACAAGAACCTCGTCGTGGCCTGGAATAGCGACAACGATGGCGATTTCCTGGTTTCGGGCCTCGACCCGGGAACGTACTTCGCCGCCGCCGGGCCCTCACCCTTCTCAGCCAATCTCGTTCTCGGACAAGTGTTCGACGGCATGGACTGTCCCACCAGGTTCTTGGAGTCGTGCGATTTTTCTCTGGCGACGGCGATCGAAGTGACGGCCGGAGCCGTCATAACGGGCGTTGATTTCTCGTTGCCCCGCGGCGCGACCATCACCGGTCGCGTACTGGACGCCGGTAGCGGTGAGCCCGTCGAGCAGGCTTTCATTCGGATTCTCGACGAAGAGGGCCAGAGTCAGAGAGTCGCCGGTACCGACGTGGCCGGTCGGTATCGGGCGCTGGGTCTAGGAGCAGGCAGGGTGTTCGCCCAGGCCGAGGGAGGAATCGACGGCAACCATGGCGCCGAAGCGTATCCGGGCATTCCATGCGCAGGTTCTTGCGAGCCCACGGACGGCGACCTGATCGAGGTGGACATCAACGAACTCATCAACGGAATCGACTTCACCCTTCCGCCTCTCGGTCGGCTCCGGGGCACCGTCGTCGACGAGTTTGGCATTCCTTTTCGGTCTGCTGGCATCACGGTCTTCGACGAAGGCGGTCAGTTTCTCGATTCCAAGCAAATAGACTACTTCGGCTCTTACCTGTTCCAGGGATTGACGAGTGGTTCCTATCGAGTTCAAGCTGACGGTCCGGTCGGCATCATCCGAGAGGCGTACGATGACATCGCCTGCGAACCCTCTTGTAGTAGTACCGCCGGAGACTTGATTCCGATCGTCGAGGGTCAAACCACCGGCGGCATCGACCTTCGGCTTGCCGAACGGGGGCACCTCTCCGGCACGGTCCACGACCAACTCACCGGCAGTGGTTTGAATGCCGTGGTGATGATCTTCGATGCAGCAGGGAGCCTCTTCGACTCCACGGATTCCGCCGACTCGACCTTTGGCATGGCCCTCCCGGAAGGGCAGTACTTCGCCGTGGCATCGACCGATGGGTACGTCCCACAGCTCTTCGCCAGCATCGCCTGCCCAGGCGCTCCGATCCCGGCCTGTGATCCCACGACCGGAACGCCCATCGACGTCAAACCCGGAATCCTGACCGCGGCAGTCGATTTCGGCCTCGTTCCGCTGGCGAAAGCGGGCGGAACCCACCTCCGCGGCCGGGTTCTCGATGCCGATTCGGACCAGTCCGTGGGCGGCGCAACGGTCCACCTCTGGAGGAGCAACGGCACGCTCTTGGACTCCACACCGTCGAGTCCGCTAGGCGCCTTTCAGTTCTCCGATCTCACTCCCGGAACCTACTTTGCCACCGCCGAGAACGGAGACGATCACAAACCGGGACTGTTTGAAGACCTGCCCTGCTCGGGGCCCGGCTTTCCCGGTTGCGATCCCACGACTGGTACGCCGATCACCGTGATCCTGGACGAGACGACCGATGGCGTCGACATGGCGCTGGAACCACGCGGCAAGATCGCGGGCAAGGTCACTCAACAAGCGAACGACCTGCCATTGGAGGCCGCGGAGATCGTCCTCTTCAATAGCGATGGAGTCGAAGTGGCGCGGAGCCCCTCGGACGAGACCGGCGCGTTCGAGATCGCCCGCCGAGCCGGCACCTACTTCGCCATGGCCAGCCGCGAGCGGTTCGAGACGGAGCTGTTCGACAGTCGGTCCTGCGTCAACCAAGTGTGTGATCCCACCGAGGGAACACCTCTCATCGTTCCCGAAACCGGCGTCGTCGCGAACGTCGACTTCGCGCTCCGGAGGCAGGGAGCCATCACCGGTCGGCTGTTCGGCCGATCGACCGGCGAGGCCCTCGGGTTCTCCATCGTAAGGGCCTTCGACTCGGCGGGAGAACAAGTTGATACCGTCTCGACCGACCAAACCGGTATCTTCCGACTGAACCTCGATCCGGGAACGTACACCATCGGAGGACTCGATCCCCGCTACATGACGGAGATCTTCGACGGGATCCCTTGCCCGAACTTCGACTGCGATCGAACCCAAGGTACGCCGCTTGTGGTCGCACCAGCCACCGAAACGGTCGTCGACCTCACCCCGCCCATCGCCCAAGGCATCGCGGGAAGGGTGATCGACGCGGAAACGAAAGAACCTCTCGCCGGCATCATCGTCGATCTGTGGGACCCTGCACTCAACGTTCTCAAATCGACCCTGACCTTTCCGGATGGAACCTACGCCCTCTACCGCGGAGCCGGTGAGTACCATGTCTCGACGGACAACTTCTTGGGCTTCGAGCACAAGGTGTTCGACGACATATCCTGTCCGCTCGGTTCGGCGTTCGAAGAGAAGTGCGACCCGCGCCTGGGATCCCTGCTGGAGATCCAGAGTTCGAAGCCAACCGTTCACCAGGTCGACTTTGCCCTGCGACGGGTCGAGGTCTTCAACGACGGCTTCGAATCGGGCACGACGGACAACTGGTCCTCCACCGTTCCGGCAACTCCCTGA
- a CDS encoding RNA polymerase sigma factor produces the protein MNTTTAGQPAERDSSADPVGAAIARFQAGTGRQEAFRLLYETYFHAIRRLFLRKGLSLEDSVDLTQETFLRVYTSLDGYEHRQRFAPWLYRVATTLFLKRHRALATQKRSAVEVSHEALDRPSGGLTIASRQLDDLVNTERRDQLKEAVRELPEQMRACLTLRLYHQLTYEEIATVQKISVETVKAHLFRARKRLRTELQEPP, from the coding sequence ATGAACACCACCACAGCGGGACAGCCGGCGGAGCGAGATTCGAGCGCGGATCCGGTCGGTGCCGCCATCGCGAGATTCCAGGCGGGAACCGGGCGCCAGGAAGCGTTTCGCTTGCTCTACGAGACGTACTTTCACGCCATCCGCCGACTTTTCCTGCGTAAGGGTTTGAGCCTCGAAGACAGCGTTGACCTCACCCAAGAGACCTTCTTGCGGGTTTATACCTCTCTGGACGGCTATGAGCACCGGCAGCGATTCGCCCCGTGGCTCTATCGGGTGGCGACGACATTGTTCCTCAAGCGCCATCGCGCTCTGGCAACCCAGAAACGCTCGGCGGTGGAGGTTTCCCACGAGGCGCTGGATCGGCCTTCCGGCGGCCTGACCATCGCCAGTCGGCAACTCGACGACCTGGTGAACACCGAGCGCCGGGACCAGCTCAAGGAAGCGGTCCGCGAACTACCCGAGCAGATGCGGGCGTGCCTGACCCTGCGCCTCTATCATCAGCTCACCTACGAGGAGATCGCCACGGTGCAAAAGATCTCCGTCGAGACCGTCAAGGCGCACCTGTTCCGGGCGCGCAAGAGACTCCGCACCGAGCTACAGGAACCGCCGTGA